In one Umezawaea sp. Da 62-37 genomic region, the following are encoded:
- a CDS encoding GntR family transcriptional regulator: MSDSRQPLSRPESLHLQVARQIRTQIAAGKLRDGQRLPSTRELATEWSVSGFTIQEAMKILEAEGAIISKPRAGRVVHAPEQRQRGQIKTTKPNIVLIGGYAGSGKTEFGRITARETGWPMLDKDTLTRPVVEAALEFIGCSPNDRESEKYLELIRPREYESLINAMTENVQCGNSAIITAPFIRELRDRSWIERMNETCESLNATLTVAWVYCDPETMLRYIRQRGAARDAAKLDNWANYADSIDVSFRPPMPHVVIDNGSDGSPLKAQAHKLIVSIIGDAA, encoded by the coding sequence ATGTCCGACTCACGACAACCCCTGTCGCGACCCGAGTCGCTGCACCTACAGGTGGCGCGACAGATCCGGACCCAGATCGCGGCGGGCAAACTGCGGGATGGGCAACGCCTTCCATCCACGCGCGAGCTGGCGACTGAATGGAGCGTTAGCGGCTTCACTATCCAAGAAGCTATGAAAATCTTGGAAGCGGAAGGTGCGATTATCAGCAAGCCTCGCGCTGGACGGGTTGTACACGCGCCTGAGCAGCGGCAGCGAGGTCAGATTAAGACAACAAAGCCGAATATCGTTTTGATCGGTGGTTATGCGGGTAGCGGAAAGACAGAATTCGGAAGAATTACAGCAAGGGAAACAGGCTGGCCAATGCTCGATAAAGATACCTTGACGCGTCCGGTGGTGGAGGCTGCGCTAGAGTTTATCGGCTGTTCGCCAAACGATCGTGAATCCGAAAAGTATCTTGAGCTTATCCGACCCCGCGAGTATGAGTCATTGATAAACGCAATGACTGAAAATGTTCAGTGCGGAAATAGTGCCATAATCACGGCCCCATTTATCCGCGAACTTCGCGATAGGTCATGGATTGAGCGAATGAACGAAACCTGCGAATCACTAAACGCAACATTGACAGTTGCGTGGGTCTATTGCGATCCGGAAACGATGCTGAGGTACATTCGTCAACGTGGTGCTGCGCGAGATGCCGCCAAGCTCGACAACTGGGCGAACTATGCGGATTCCATTGACGTTTCATTTCGCCCACCAATGCCGCACGTCGTGATTGACAATGGGTCAGACGGCTCACCGCTGAAGGCTCAGGCCCACAAATTGATTGTATCGATAATTGGGGATGCCGCCTAA
- a CDS encoding NAD(P)-dependent oxidoreductase, producing the protein MNPVKILVSSETDDKSGAVAIAAIPGVELVDYDPNQPTLTDRQREAEIFLPPFRGSDRPIRLLQGLPKLRMVQLLSAGVDEWENHVPGHVTFASARGAHARPVSEWVVSAILTQLRQWPTLIGFKESGVWAHRMFDADTLAGKKVLIVGAGAIGKAVAARLEVFEATSTLVASTAREGVYSYTALPDLIHDHDIVVITAPLTETTRSMVNSDFLSTMHDGAILVNVGRGQIVDTAALVVELQSGRLRAALDVTDPEPLPAGHPLWDCPGLIISPHSARTVPGTNLLCYGVAAEQIRTFITGGIPSNIAR; encoded by the coding sequence ATGAATCCGGTAAAGATCCTTGTTAGCAGCGAAACCGATGATAAGTCGGGCGCGGTGGCTATTGCCGCAATACCGGGTGTTGAGCTGGTCGACTACGATCCAAATCAGCCAACACTGACTGATCGACAGCGTGAGGCTGAAATTTTTCTTCCTCCGTTCAGGGGCAGCGATCGTCCGATTCGTCTTCTCCAAGGTTTGCCAAAGTTGCGAATGGTTCAACTGCTCTCAGCAGGAGTTGACGAGTGGGAAAATCATGTTCCAGGTCATGTGACGTTTGCGAGTGCTCGTGGCGCGCACGCTAGGCCAGTTTCAGAATGGGTAGTCTCTGCGATTTTGACTCAATTGCGTCAATGGCCCACGTTGATCGGATTCAAAGAATCAGGGGTGTGGGCGCATCGCATGTTTGATGCTGACACCCTCGCTGGAAAAAAGGTTCTGATAGTCGGCGCTGGCGCTATTGGCAAGGCGGTTGCGGCCCGACTCGAAGTGTTTGAGGCCACTTCTACGCTGGTGGCTAGCACGGCCAGAGAAGGCGTGTATTCATACACGGCATTGCCCGACCTTATTCACGATCATGACATAGTGGTGATCACTGCGCCTCTGACAGAAACCACCCGATCGATGGTCAATTCAGACTTTCTATCCACAATGCACGATGGCGCAATATTGGTAAATGTCGGGCGTGGGCAAATTGTAGATACCGCTGCCCTTGTGGTCGAGCTTCAGAGCGGACGATTGCGGGCCGCGCTGGATGTGACGGACCCAGAGCCGTTGCCTGCGGGGCACCCTTTGTGGGACTGCCCTGGCCTGATTATTAGTCCACATTCTGCCCGAACAGTACCGGGCACCAATCTCCTATGTTACGGAGTAGCAGCCGAACAAATTAGAACTTTTATCACTGGGGGAATTCCGTCGAACATCGCGCGGTAG
- a CDS encoding Pycsar system effector family protein, whose protein sequence is MEFTAIPTDQHTADVLTDEITGVRDELRKADTKAFGLLALFGATLAGVLALTRTDVSTAAVVLLYLAAVPIGTALVALLLTVRPNLAGTNGFLRWAAYHREPTTVVADIADATVHLPHALAEELVHLSVLAVTKYQRIRHAVHLLLLGLALLGLAVPVA, encoded by the coding sequence GTGGAGTTCACCGCGATCCCCACCGACCAGCACACCGCCGACGTCCTCACCGACGAGATCACCGGAGTCCGCGACGAGCTGCGCAAGGCCGACACCAAGGCCTTCGGACTGCTCGCCCTGTTCGGCGCCACCCTGGCCGGGGTCCTCGCCCTGACCCGCACCGACGTCTCCACCGCCGCCGTGGTCCTGCTCTACCTGGCCGCGGTGCCGATCGGCACCGCGCTGGTGGCGCTGCTGCTCACGGTGCGACCGAACCTGGCCGGTACCAACGGGTTCCTGCGATGGGCTGCCTATCACCGCGAGCCGACCACGGTCGTGGCCGACATCGCCGACGCCACCGTCCACCTGCCCCACGCCCTGGCCGAAGAACTGGTCCACCTGTCCGTGCTCGCGGTCACCAAATACCAGCGCATCCGCCACGCGGTGCACCTGCTGCTGCTCGGACTCGCCCTGCTGGGCCTGGCCGTCCCCGTCGCCTGA
- a CDS encoding GGDEF domain-containing protein, whose product MTTTSAVLMATTLGWTASAGYALHLFKRLHTDPLTGLGNRAILEIIAHRAAHSRRGGSVGLLLLDLDRFKAVNDTHGHAVGNHVLRVLGARLAATRRHGEFPIRLHGDEFALWLGHLPHGARGRQLAARRAEQIQRVLAEPITVAGTRLTIAASIGAHLLPAAGLPLPALLAGADAAMYSAKRGGRLSTLPTTGRLRDHQAHDDTSERESA is encoded by the coding sequence ATGACTACCACCAGCGCCGTGCTGATGGCCACCACCCTGGGGTGGACCGCCAGCGCCGGATACGCCCTGCACCTGTTCAAGCGCCTGCACACCGACCCGCTCACCGGACTGGGCAACCGCGCCATCCTGGAGATCATCGCCCACCGCGCCGCCCACTCCCGCCGCGGTGGCTCGGTCGGGTTGCTGCTGCTGGACCTCGACCGGTTCAAAGCCGTCAACGACACCCACGGCCACGCCGTCGGCAACCACGTCCTGCGCGTGCTCGGTGCTCGTCTGGCCGCCACCCGACGGCATGGCGAGTTCCCGATCCGGCTGCACGGCGACGAGTTCGCCCTCTGGCTCGGGCACCTTCCCCACGGCGCCCGCGGACGACAGCTCGCGGCCCGGCGGGCGGAGCAGATCCAGCGGGTGCTGGCCGAACCGATCACCGTCGCCGGAACCCGCCTGACCATCGCGGCCAGCATCGGCGCGCACCTGCTGCCCGCGGCCGGGTTGCCGTTGCCCGCGCTGCTGGCCGGGGCCGACGCCGCCATGTACAGCGCGAAACGCGGCGGACGCCTGTCCACCCTGCCCACCACCGGCCGCCTGCGCGACCACCAGGCCCACGACGACACCTCCGAGCGCGAGAGCGCCTGA
- a CDS encoding bifunctional DNA primase/polymerase, translating into MSTSTNPYLAAALDAAAQGFHVFPLRPGTKQPALHSKERCPRAGVCAAGHLGWEQRATTDPEVITRCWTAGAFNVGIATGRSGHVVVDLDTRKSRTDHPPQRWSREGVVDGHDVFAAFCSELGHQVPTGTRTVRTARKGTHLYFTAPAGVELRNTEKQLGWKVDSRAGGGYVVAPGSVTPDGPYRLTDSSPVLELPTWLVQPLSPKPRPTFSAPVVVAVERLPGYVDAALRGERDRVATAVSGEHDRTLFVAAVALGQLVGGGMLPSATAEFELFTAAAHMVTDRGCDCTEVKVLRTIGRGLAYGEQRPRSAPTGSRGRAA; encoded by the coding sequence ATGAGCACCTCAACAAACCCGTATCTCGCCGCCGCGCTCGACGCCGCGGCGCAGGGCTTCCACGTCTTCCCGCTGCGGCCCGGCACCAAGCAGCCCGCCCTGCACAGCAAAGAGCGGTGCCCGAGGGCCGGGGTCTGCGCGGCCGGGCACCTCGGGTGGGAGCAGCGCGCCACCACCGACCCCGAGGTGATCACCCGCTGCTGGACCGCTGGGGCGTTCAACGTCGGTATCGCCACCGGCCGCAGCGGGCACGTGGTGGTCGATCTGGACACCCGCAAGTCACGCACCGACCACCCACCACAGCGCTGGAGCCGGGAGGGGGTTGTCGACGGTCACGACGTGTTCGCCGCGTTCTGCTCCGAACTGGGGCACCAGGTGCCCACCGGCACCCGCACCGTCCGCACCGCCCGTAAAGGCACGCACCTCTACTTCACCGCCCCGGCCGGGGTCGAGCTGCGCAACACCGAAAAGCAGCTCGGGTGGAAGGTCGACAGCCGCGCGGGTGGCGGTTACGTCGTCGCGCCCGGATCGGTCACCCCGGACGGCCCGTATCGGCTCACCGACTCGAGTCCTGTGCTCGAACTGCCTACCTGGTTGGTCCAGCCCCTGTCTCCCAAGCCGCGACCGACGTTCTCAGCGCCCGTTGTGGTGGCCGTAGAACGGTTGCCCGGCTACGTCGACGCGGCACTGCGAGGTGAACGGGACAGGGTCGCCACGGCCGTGTCAGGGGAGCACGACCGCACGCTGTTCGTGGCCGCGGTGGCACTGGGACAACTCGTCGGCGGCGGAATGCTCCCCTCGGCTACAGCAGAGTTCGAACTGTTCACCGCCGCGGCCCACATGGTCACCGACCGCGGATGCGACTGCACCGAAGTCAAGGTGCTCCGCACCATCGGCCGCGGCCTGGCATACGGGGAGCAGCGCCCGCGTTCGGCACCCACCGGTAGCCGGGGACGTGCGGCGTGA
- a CDS encoding YfjI family protein: MTTARPLHAVPDDPPTTAPDWDAPMPLGTSRPVPPFPVDALPDWMAAHVAAVADLTQTPPDLAGFLALAALSTAAGGRVRVEIRPGWSEPVNLYSVVVLPPASRKSAVFKAMTRPIRAVEKELVEQAKIDIEAARIGRRAAQEFADRAEKAVLSADGADRDAALEAAVNAAMQVDKNAPPKSPRLIADDATPESVATLLADHGGRIAVLSAEGGLFGTLAGRYSGAPNLDVFLKGHAGDLHLVDRQGREATAVEEPAITLGLTIQPSVLDGLARNESFRGTGLLARIMYSLPINTVGNRISRPVAPDPDISDAYDLRVRSLVRELADWTDPAVLVFTPAADDLMADLQDEIEPRLHPVTGSWAHLGDWGGKQAGLTARIAALLHLAHNPTSWAGAITTDIFTAARRITDYAAQHALAAFDRMGSDPVIDAAQTILAWVERTRPTSFTVRELFTAMNRAHFKKVADLAPALELLELHGHLRQAPMPERRGPGRKPSPTFYVHPTHRAEDQR; this comes from the coding sequence ATGACCACCGCACGACCGCTGCACGCCGTCCCCGACGACCCGCCGACCACGGCGCCGGACTGGGACGCGCCGATGCCACTGGGCACCAGCCGACCCGTCCCCCCGTTCCCGGTCGATGCCCTACCCGACTGGATGGCCGCTCACGTCGCCGCGGTTGCCGACCTCACCCAAACCCCGCCCGACCTGGCCGGATTCCTCGCGCTGGCCGCGCTGTCCACCGCGGCGGGTGGTCGGGTGCGGGTCGAGATCCGGCCGGGCTGGTCGGAGCCGGTCAACCTCTACTCCGTCGTGGTCCTGCCGCCCGCATCCCGCAAGTCCGCTGTATTCAAGGCCATGACCCGACCCATTCGCGCGGTCGAAAAGGAGTTGGTGGAACAAGCGAAAATTGACATCGAGGCCGCCCGGATCGGGCGACGTGCAGCGCAGGAGTTCGCCGACCGCGCGGAAAAGGCCGTGCTATCGGCCGATGGCGCCGACCGTGACGCCGCGCTGGAAGCCGCGGTGAACGCCGCCATGCAGGTCGACAAGAACGCCCCACCCAAATCCCCGCGGCTCATCGCCGACGACGCCACGCCGGAATCGGTCGCGACCCTGCTGGCCGACCACGGCGGCCGAATCGCCGTGCTGTCGGCGGAAGGCGGGTTGTTCGGGACGCTGGCGGGCCGCTACTCCGGAGCGCCTAACCTCGACGTGTTCCTCAAAGGACACGCCGGGGACCTGCACCTGGTGGACCGGCAGGGACGGGAAGCCACTGCGGTTGAGGAACCCGCCATCACCCTGGGCCTGACCATTCAGCCCTCGGTACTGGACGGGTTGGCGCGCAACGAATCCTTCCGCGGCACCGGACTGCTGGCCCGGATCATGTACTCCCTGCCGATCAACACCGTCGGCAACCGGATCTCCCGACCCGTCGCACCCGACCCCGACATCAGCGACGCTTACGACCTGCGTGTTCGGTCCCTGGTGCGGGAACTCGCAGACTGGACCGACCCCGCCGTCCTCGTGTTCACCCCGGCCGCCGACGACCTCATGGCTGACCTGCAAGACGAGATCGAGCCGCGGCTGCACCCGGTCACCGGCTCCTGGGCGCATCTCGGGGACTGGGGCGGCAAACAAGCCGGGCTTACCGCTCGTATCGCCGCCCTGCTCCACCTCGCCCACAACCCCACCAGTTGGGCCGGGGCCATCACCACCGACATCTTCACCGCGGCCCGCCGCATCACCGACTACGCCGCTCAGCACGCCCTCGCCGCGTTCGACCGCATGGGCAGCGACCCCGTCATTGACGCCGCCCAGACCATCCTCGCCTGGGTCGAACGCACCCGACCTACCTCGTTCACTGTCCGGGAACTGTTCACCGCGATGAACCGCGCCCACTTCAAGAAGGTTGCAGACCTCGCCCCCGCGCTCGAACTGCTCGAACTGCATGGCCACCTCCGGCAGGCGCCCATGCCCGAACGCCGCGGCCCCGGCCGCAAGCCGTCACCGACGTTCTACGTCCACCCCACCCACCGGGCGGAGGACCAGCGGTGA
- a CDS encoding MFS transporter, with translation MSEDHPLPLWAGRVVALLGIVLVALTLRQAVAAVSPILGDIRVDIPISDIGVGLLGTLPPILLAVSGFVAPRLARGIGLDGGIVLALLLMTLGHLVRAFAPGFVVLLVGSVVALAGTGIGNVLLPPIVRRYFPDRVALLTAVYACLVGVSTAVPAALAAPVAEQMGWRFSLGVWSVTSAVALVPWLVLIARERRQRLSDAVAVESQTPAVVTRLWRSRVALSITAVFSTSTMCTYAAFAWLPEILGDIAGSTPTEAGVLLAVTGIISVPWALIAPLLVARLRNVGWLIGAGIASFVLGYLGLLLAPTTLTLLWVLLIGSGSILFPINLVLINDRTRTQGGTVALSGFAQGIAYALGALGPLLVGLLHDVSGGWTLPLLFLLAVILVTIIPAITLAKPAFVEDELARDVPAGLA, from the coding sequence ATGTCCGAGGACCACCCCCTTCCGCTGTGGGCGGGACGTGTGGTCGCGTTGCTGGGTATTGTGCTTGTCGCACTGACCCTGCGTCAGGCGGTTGCGGCGGTGTCGCCGATTCTCGGCGACATCCGGGTGGACATTCCGATATCGGACATCGGTGTCGGGCTGCTTGGGACGTTGCCGCCGATCCTGCTTGCGGTGTCGGGGTTCGTTGCGCCGCGCCTCGCCCGCGGCATCGGGCTCGACGGCGGCATCGTGCTTGCGCTGTTGCTCATGACCCTTGGCCATCTCGTGCGAGCGTTCGCACCTGGCTTCGTGGTGCTGCTTGTCGGCAGTGTGGTCGCGCTCGCGGGTACGGGTATCGGCAATGTGCTGCTGCCGCCGATCGTGCGGCGCTACTTCCCCGATCGGGTGGCGCTGCTGACTGCCGTCTACGCGTGCCTAGTGGGCGTGAGCACGGCTGTGCCCGCTGCGCTCGCGGCTCCGGTCGCTGAACAAATGGGCTGGCGGTTCTCGCTTGGTGTCTGGTCGGTGACGTCGGCGGTCGCGCTTGTTCCATGGCTTGTCCTCATCGCGCGGGAGCGCCGGCAGCGGCTGTCGGATGCCGTTGCTGTTGAGTCCCAGACTCCCGCCGTGGTCACGCGACTGTGGCGGTCGCGCGTGGCCCTGTCGATCACCGCTGTGTTCTCGACCAGCACGATGTGCACCTATGCGGCTTTCGCGTGGCTGCCTGAGATCCTCGGCGACATCGCGGGTTCGACGCCGACCGAGGCCGGGGTGCTGCTTGCCGTGACCGGCATCATCAGCGTGCCCTGGGCACTGATCGCGCCTCTGCTTGTCGCGCGGCTGCGTAATGTCGGCTGGCTGATCGGCGCCGGTATCGCGAGCTTCGTGCTCGGCTACCTCGGCCTGCTGCTCGCGCCCACGACACTCACACTGCTCTGGGTGCTGCTGATCGGCTCGGGTTCGATTCTGTTCCCGATCAACCTCGTGCTCATCAACGATCGCACCCGAACCCAGGGCGGCACCGTCGCGCTGAGCGGCTTCGCCCAGGGGATCGCGTACGCGCTCGGCGCGCTCGGTCCGTTGCTTGTCGGGCTGCTGCACGACGTGAGCGGCGGGTGGACGCTGCCGCTGCTGTTCCTGCTCGCCGTCATCCTCGTGACGATCATCCCGGCGATCACGCTTGCGAAGCCCGCGTTCGTCGAGGACGAGCTCGCACGTGATGTTCCAGCCGGATTGGCCTGA
- a CDS encoding WhiB family transcriptional regulator: MLGHNDFTLSGSEETRLCVGTDPELWFGPDDDVTPELRESHAERNVRENAAKQLCADCPFTAQCLEQELWHGITEQWGVRGGMTASERQHLLRHRRAADLRPVAAERAVA; the protein is encoded by the coding sequence ATGCTGGGACACAACGACTTCACCCTCAGCGGCAGCGAGGAAACCCGGCTCTGCGTCGGCACCGACCCGGAACTGTGGTTCGGGCCTGACGACGACGTCACACCGGAGCTGCGCGAATCCCACGCCGAGCGGAACGTGAGGGAGAACGCCGCCAAGCAGTTGTGCGCCGACTGCCCGTTCACGGCCCAGTGCCTGGAGCAGGAGCTGTGGCACGGCATCACCGAGCAGTGGGGCGTGCGTGGCGGCATGACCGCCAGCGAACGTCAGCACCTGCTCCGCCACCGTCGGGCCGCCGACCTGCGTCCCGTTGCGGCCGAACGGGCGGTGGCGTGA
- a CDS encoding RRQRL motif-containing zinc-binding protein, with translation MPTFGFHGAPAGLATRRQLRAVGLRPGGHGPVAQIKWKRGRRWAALYRLDLAAPVRPMTARRWAAHEAAMRARRFCRGHQGYVDHYVRGPLKQCSTCFSCDTNEFERSAY, from the coding sequence TTGCCCACCTTCGGTTTCCACGGCGCCCCCGCGGGGTTGGCGACCAGGCGGCAGTTGCGGGCGGTCGGTTTGCGGCCGGGTGGTCATGGCCCGGTGGCGCAGATCAAGTGGAAGCGCGGGCGCCGGTGGGCGGCGCTCTACCGGCTGGACCTGGCCGCTCCGGTGCGCCCGATGACCGCGAGGCGGTGGGCGGCGCATGAGGCCGCGATGCGGGCTCGCCGGTTCTGCCGCGGCCACCAGGGCTACGTCGACCACTACGTCCGTGGCCCGCTCAAGCAGTGCAGCACGTGTTTTTCCTGTGACACCAACGAGTTCGAGAGGAGCGCTTACTGA
- the traB gene encoding plasmid transfer protein TraB, with translation MGKRNGGHAVTEHDHNKEFGYYVPRTYWKSRVAPYAGEWAAAGVIWAAGAGTHLLCADSEMLPWVTPGLTLLGTGLSALAWKAGAARGMLTRLHATATTALGGLWMTTCSIVAPWSSPLSGIYLYGGAAVALSWNIRRMLNSGGDNGESGTGSLFDKIKLAGVRTGPAVVTPNKVTVPLALPAGEVSIEDVQAKADKVAQVLGLHKGSVRIVGDPDNLSKGVMAIVPQDVLRHPQPWPGPSSPGGSITDALVPGLYEDNEPQRIYLPGDKKIQRNATHYVVVGMNGSGKSHGAKLTWTEILTRRDAALVVLDPSKGEQTVGFLGKGAHVVIGQKPCKDFMSRVVGTVTERANQLGKWGYDQWTPEVFTKHGMPYLVVWVEEAPRVLEDASTVTRIAQEARSAGISVVLSLQKASFRQMNTDIRSQLGGVWCFGVNEIDDAAFVMSEDTIAAGARPDRWKNRRPGCNYLEGPGMDETRFAVPGRTFDVTDAQMSDEITAHEHIRPGLGEVTATALGLPERPGPATTTTKGAAVTTSTDQSVTTVADHSDLDSIPLSDQDDELAPLPEVHEPDLDVDPDMELPEDPDMELPGGRPTRKQALEMVWSAITELTAQGATTITVRDLPDPAQLGRSRSWLSGVLGGFARDGRLVEDGTDGSATRYTLPVRNAA, from the coding sequence ATGGGCAAGCGCAACGGAGGCCACGCGGTCACCGAGCACGACCACAACAAGGAGTTCGGCTACTACGTCCCGCGCACGTACTGGAAGTCCCGCGTCGCGCCGTACGCGGGGGAGTGGGCGGCGGCCGGAGTGATCTGGGCGGCCGGTGCGGGTACGCACCTGCTGTGCGCGGACTCCGAGATGCTGCCGTGGGTCACCCCCGGTCTGACGCTGCTCGGTACGGGGCTGTCGGCGTTGGCGTGGAAGGCCGGTGCCGCGCGCGGGATGCTGACCCGCCTGCACGCCACCGCCACCACCGCGTTGGGCGGGTTGTGGATGACCACGTGTTCGATCGTGGCGCCGTGGTCGTCGCCGTTGTCGGGGATCTACCTCTACGGCGGTGCGGCGGTGGCGTTGTCGTGGAACATCCGGCGGATGCTCAACAGCGGCGGCGACAACGGGGAGTCCGGTACGGGCAGCCTGTTCGACAAGATCAAGCTTGCGGGGGTGCGTACCGGTCCGGCGGTGGTCACGCCGAACAAGGTCACCGTGCCGTTGGCGCTCCCGGCGGGTGAGGTGTCCATCGAGGACGTGCAGGCCAAGGCGGACAAGGTCGCGCAGGTGCTCGGGCTGCACAAGGGATCCGTGCGGATCGTGGGGGACCCGGACAACCTGAGCAAGGGCGTGATGGCGATCGTGCCCCAAGATGTGCTGCGCCACCCGCAGCCGTGGCCCGGCCCGTCCTCGCCCGGCGGGTCGATCACCGACGCGCTGGTGCCCGGCCTCTACGAGGACAACGAGCCGCAGCGGATCTACCTGCCCGGTGACAAGAAGATCCAGCGCAACGCCACCCACTACGTAGTGGTGGGCATGAACGGGTCCGGCAAGTCCCACGGCGCCAAGCTCACGTGGACCGAGATCCTGACCCGCCGTGACGCTGCGTTGGTGGTGCTGGACCCGTCCAAGGGTGAGCAGACCGTGGGTTTCCTCGGTAAGGGCGCGCACGTGGTGATCGGCCAGAAGCCCTGCAAGGACTTCATGTCGCGGGTGGTCGGCACGGTCACCGAGCGGGCCAACCAGTTGGGCAAGTGGGGTTACGACCAGTGGACGCCGGAGGTGTTCACCAAGCACGGCATGCCCTACCTGGTGGTGTGGGTAGAGGAAGCCCCCCGCGTGTTGGAGGACGCCTCGACCGTGACCCGCATCGCCCAAGAGGCGCGGTCGGCGGGGATCTCGGTGGTGTTGTCGTTGCAGAAGGCCAGCTTCCGGCAGATGAACACCGACATTCGATCGCAGCTCGGTGGGGTGTGGTGCTTCGGGGTCAACGAGATCGATGACGCCGCCTTCGTGATGTCGGAGGACACGATCGCTGCCGGGGCGCGACCGGACCGGTGGAAGAACCGTCGTCCGGGCTGCAACTACCTGGAAGGCCCCGGCATGGACGAGACCCGGTTCGCGGTGCCGGGCCGCACGTTCGACGTCACCGACGCGCAGATGTCCGACGAGATCACCGCGCACGAGCACATCCGGCCCGGTCTGGGCGAGGTGACCGCCACCGCGTTGGGCTTGCCCGAACGCCCCGGCCCGGCCACCACGACCACGAAGGGAGCCGCCGTGACCACCAGCACCGACCAGTCGGTGACCACGGTCGCCGACCACAGCGACCTCGACTCCATCCCGCTGTCCGACCAGGACGACGAGTTGGCGCCGCTGCCCGAGGTCCACGAGCCCGACCTCGACGTCGACCCGGACATGGAACTGCCCGAGGATCCGGACATGGAGTTGCCCGGTGGGCGCCCGACCCGCAAGCAGGCCTTGGAGATGGTGTGGAGTGCCATCACCGAACTGACCGCACAGGGGGCCACCACGATCACCGTGCGGGACCTGCCGGACCCCGCGCAGTTGGGCCGGTCCCGGTCGTGGCTGTCGGGGGTGCTGGGCGGGTTCGCCCGTGACGGCCGTCTGGTCGAGGACGGGACGGACGGGTCCGCGACCCGCTACACCCTCCCGGTGCGTAACGCAGCGTGA
- a CDS encoding excisionase family DNA-binding protein, translated as MITNTCPDLPKRTDHWILRILRILRRPKGSSRAPTKHTVEGVTVPEQPTIPPTERYLSVKEVAAILGTTERFPRRLIEERRIEFVHVGKHVRIAWSVLNAYITSQTVPARPARRAA; from the coding sequence ATGATCACCAACACCTGCCCTGACCTGCCCAAACGGACCGATCATTGGATTCTGCGGATTCTGCGGATTCTGCGGAGGCCCAAGGGCAGTTCTCGCGCGCCCACCAAGCACACCGTTGAGGGAGTCACCGTGCCCGAACAGCCCACGATCCCGCCCACCGAGAGGTACCTCTCCGTTAAGGAGGTCGCCGCGATCCTCGGCACCACCGAGCGCTTCCCTCGCAGGTTGATCGAAGAACGCCGCATCGAGTTCGTCCACGTCGGCAAGCACGTGCGGATCGCCTGGAGCGTCCTGAACGCGTACATCACGTCCCAAACGGTGCCAGCGAGGCCAGCAAGGAGGGCAGCCTAG